The Flavobacterium johnsoniae UW101 genomic interval TATCGCTTTCAGCAAATTTACCTTTCGGCATAGGATTTAAAGGTGTCATTTTTGTTCCTTTTGGCAGAATTCCTTTATCGATCATACGTTTTAAAACCCAGTCTCTGTAAGCTTCATAACCATCGTCAAATTTTCCTTTGTATTTCGCAATATAATCGGCTGGTGCATGATGCGGTGCATGATTTGCTCCCGGATTGTACCACATAAACCAAGGCTTATCTGGTTTTGATTGTTTTGAATCCTGAATATACGCAATTGCTTTATCTGCCAAATCTTTGCTTAAATGATAACCATTTTCTGGTTGAGAAGGCTGTTCTATAAAATGATTGTCTTCTATAAGACTTGGGTACCACTGGTTAGTTTCTCCTCCAATAAATCCGTAAAAACGATCAAATCCAAGTCCAAGAGGCCAGCGTTCTTTAGAAGAAGCCATATCAAGTGCATCTACAGGAACATTATGGTTTTTACCAATCCAAAAAGTCGACCATCCGGCTTCTCGCAATACAGTAGCAAGTGTAGCATTTTCTTTTGGGATATGCCCGCTGTAGCCCGGAAATCCAACCGCAGATTCTGATATAGAACCAAATCCGTTTTGATGATGATTACGCCCTGTTAAAAGTGTAGAACGTGTAGGCGAACATACCGATGTAGTATGCCATTGCGTATACGTTAATCCGTTTTTTGCCAGTTCATCCATAGTGGGCATATTGATACGCCCCCCATAAGGTGACCATGCAGCAAAACCGGTATCATCATATAAAATAATAAGTACGTTTGGGGCATCTTTTGGAGCTTTTGTCTCCAGAAATGCCGGCCAGTCGCCTTTTGAATCCCGAATATCGAGTTTAATATCACCGCCAAATTTCTTTTCTTCCTGTTTTTTAGGAGGATTCTGTGCCATTAAAAAGGAACAGAACAAAAATATCAAAAGTTTAAATAGTTGTTTCATGATAGTATGATGGTTTAAAGTGTTACTTTACTTCTTCAAAGTCACCTGGTTTCCAGCTTCCGTTAAATGCGTCTTTTTCTGGTCCGTAAATTCGGAAATAAGCAAACCAGCCCACATTTGGAATTGTTTTAATCCATTGACCTTCTTTTCCGGCCGGAGCTTTTGGTCCAAAATATAAGTCAACCGTTTTACCGCCTATTTTATTTTTTAGTTCAAATAAAGAACGAAGCGCGGCTTTATTTTGATCTGTTATAACCTGACTTCTCGTTTTAGCATCATAAATGGTAACCGACCAAAATAATTTAGCAGGTACAGGTGTTGGTATTGTTAATTTATATGTTTTACTTCCGTCTACATATTTCCCTGTATTATCCTTAAGTCCAAGCCAGTATAAAGATCCTCCGCCTTCTTTTCTTCTAAACATTGACGGCGAAGCACCAATTGCCTGATAAAACCAGGTTTCCCTGCCATCAAGATCTACATAATCAGGAGTATTAAAATCGCCGTCTTCAAATCGAAGTGCCACCCATTCCCATTGGCGGTCTTTCCAAACTACACGGTCTTCACGACGATCAGCAAAAGATTGTACACGCATTTGTGCATTAGCAATTTTAGCGGCTTTTTCGAGTATTGCTTTCATACGTGCATCAGGACTGAATGATTTTCCTTTTTTAATTCCTAATACCGCCAATTCTCCATAATAGTTTCTATATCCTTCAAAAACTGGTTCACGCTGAATAACATCATTTAAATTTTCCCAGTATTTTATGTTATTTTCCCATCCTAATGGTGTTGTGTTTTGAGGTTTATTAGTAAGATCAAGCCAGTCTGGCTCTTTCCAGTTTGCCGGTTTATTTAACGGATATACTTTAACCGTTTTAATACGTGTTATAGCCGCATTTACATCACCGCCAACAGGAAGCGAGCGTATGCCTACAGTTAAATTATTTGATGAAGATTTCCAGACATGATATCCCGAAGCAGGAACGACACCCTTATAATCAGGAGGCAATAGCAGATGTTTTCCTCCATTGCCAGCATCAGGTCCCGGAATTCCCATATCGGCTACCCAGCGTTGATTGACATCCATTGCTACAACAATAAGAGGTCCTTTTGGGATATCTATAACCATTGGACCGTCTGATAAATCAATAGGAATTGGTCCGTAAGGCGTATCTGAATTAAGAGTAAAACCAATTTGTCCTGGTTTGGTGTCTAAAGTTCCAAATGATTTGTTAGGAATAATTTTAATGCTGTCATTCCCTTTTACCAGACCTTCACCGGAAACCGTTGGATAGAAAAATTTATAAGCCTGTATTGCTCGAGTTAAATCGGCATCATCGTAAGCTTTTTTAATAGTCGCTTCGGTTGGATAACCGCCTGTAAATTCATAATCCGAAGTTAAATCTACAGAACTGTCGGTACTTTTTGTAACTTCTGTTTCTTTTTTACAGCTGATCAAAGCCAAAAAAATCAAACAAATATAAACTGATAATTTTTTCATGTAAATTTATTTAAATGGTTAAACTTCAAAACATTATCAAAGTTATCACCACCTATCAGTTTTAAATTACTTTTAGAGCCTCAATTAGGTTTCATATTATAATTTGAAACAAAGTTTTATGTTCATTTTACTTTCTTTCGTATCTTGTAGTAACGCAAAATAATTATTCTCAAAGGCAATAAATGCCCTATTTAGCTGTTTTTATTACCAAGAGTTGATGTGCTTAATTAACAGCACATTTATATGATAAATAAAAAATAAAGTATGAAAAGAATATTGTTTTTAATTATAATTACCGCTTCCCTGCAAGTATATTCACAAGATGAGCTTAAAGGAAAATACCAGCCGGTACAGCAAAAAAAATCAGAAACTAAGGAAGTGGTTCCGCCAGAAACTAATCCATCTGCAGAACCGCCTGCACTGGCAAAAGATCCAATTGTTTTACAAATAAATCCCGAAGAACTTTTTAAGAATAATGCTTTATATAAAAAAGAAGCTAATGTTGAAGGTATCTTTTACAGAAGAAATGAATATTTAGGAGGTTTTATCACAAAGGGAGCCGTTTCTACTGTTCGTTATCGGGATGCCGCTTTTGTTGACGGCGATAAAATCAGAGTGTATTTAAATGATAAGGTAATTGAACCTGAAGTTTTATTAGACGGAGAATTTAAAGGTTTTAAAATAAATCTGGTGAAAGGAATTAATAAAATTGATTTTGAAGCACTAAATGAAGGTTCTGCTTCGCCAAATACTGCCGAATTTCAGGTTTTTGATGATAAAGGAGCAGTTATAGAATCGAGCCAATGGAATGTGGGTACCGGCTATAAAGCTGTTATCATATTATACAAAGAATAAAAAACTAAATTTTAATTACTGTAAAGCCTTAAAAGATCTAACAAGAGTTTGGATTTTTTAAGGCTTTTATTTTTCTGAAAAAGTTTTACTGAAACATTGTTGCATTTACAAATAAGAATTTTATATTTGTAACTCTGTGGCATTAATTAGCTGCAGATTCATTTGAATGAAAAAGAAATTAAAATGTATTAATCTTCTCTTCCCGCTGATAGTATTGTTTGCGATACTATTTCCGGTTATACATTCTTATGAACACATCCACAATCACAATTCAAATTCTAAAAAAACAGAGCTGCATCATACAGCAAAAACTGAATTTAAAATTAAAAAGCATTCAGAAGAATGTGCAATCTGTCATTTTAAATTCAGCCCTGTTACCACTTTTAGTTTTGCCCCCTTTACCTTTTACAAAAACAGCAGTATAAATTCTTTTGTTGTTTTCTATTCTAAATCTTATTCTAGTTTTTTTAAAGGTGCTTTGTTTTCACTTCGGGCTCCTCCCAGAATTTAAGCAGAAATAGTCATTCCTAAAAGGAAGAATTATGTTTTGCTTAGTATTTAAACTCTAAATTACCAGGAATCTATTGGCTTGTGTTAAACTAACAGGCACAATTTTGATTGTCTGTAATAGTTTAATCTTTTCAGAAAATCTGAGCAGAATCAGTAACATTCCAAAACTTATTCAGTAAAAAACTGGCATTCTTAAATAGAATTTCATCTTTTTTTGACTGATGCAATGACTTTTTCTCACTTCAAAAAACATGCTTTTGTAACC includes:
- a CDS encoding DUF1254 domain-containing protein, translating into MKKLSVYICLIFLALISCKKETEVTKSTDSSVDLTSDYEFTGGYPTEATIKKAYDDADLTRAIQAYKFFYPTVSGEGLVKGNDSIKIIPNKSFGTLDTKPGQIGFTLNSDTPYGPIPIDLSDGPMVIDIPKGPLIVVAMDVNQRWVADMGIPGPDAGNGGKHLLLPPDYKGVVPASGYHVWKSSSNNLTVGIRSLPVGGDVNAAITRIKTVKVYPLNKPANWKEPDWLDLTNKPQNTTPLGWENNIKYWENLNDVIQREPVFEGYRNYYGELAVLGIKKGKSFSPDARMKAILEKAAKIANAQMRVQSFADRREDRVVWKDRQWEWVALRFEDGDFNTPDYVDLDGRETWFYQAIGASPSMFRRKEGGGSLYWLGLKDNTGKYVDGSKTYKLTIPTPVPAKLFWSVTIYDAKTRSQVITDQNKAALRSLFELKNKIGGKTVDLYFGPKAPAGKEGQWIKTIPNVGWFAYFRIYGPEKDAFNGSWKPGDFEEVK